The Musa acuminata AAA Group cultivar baxijiao chromosome BXJ1-8, Cavendish_Baxijiao_AAA, whole genome shotgun sequence genomic sequence tccttgaggaactgagtaaactctgtacttaagtactcacctcctcgatctgatcgaagagttttgatactctttccaatttggttctccacctcattcttatattctctgaatttctcaaaggtctcggacttgtacttcattaagtacacatatccataccttgagaaatcatcagtaaatgtaatgaagtaggagtaacctccaatggcatgagttgacatgggtccacatatatcactatgtatgagttccaacaactcagtggctctctctccagttccactaaatggagaattgGTTAGttctccacgaatgcaaggctcacaagttgcatatgacatatagtcgaatggatctagatatccatcatttagtaacttttgaatccttctttcatggatgtgacctagcctacaatgccataggtatgcactgttcacctcatctcgtttcctcttagacacttacattcataatatatggagtagtgtcttgcataaacaaacctttatgcaatattcctctcgtcaatctcccctcggcattgctagaatttacaataaattgtagatgtgataagcaatactggtatccaataccaatgcactatcacaaaaatctgacaattagagattgataatgaatgtacctgaagcttctctaagcttatatttcgccctttctgcaaggtactctttgtagttcctcttccaatgcccatctttaccacagtagaagcactggcctttgtcctttgctgggtctttcttagcaacctttgctttacctggtttgcccttgccctttcccttcttaagggacctttctgctttccttttctttttggtctcaccagtgtagagaactggtttctctttcttaatagtactctctgcctccctcaacatattgaggagctctgggagagtcacctcaagcttatttatattaaaattcattatgaactgtgaaaatgaatctggtagggactgaagcacaatgtccacacacaagttatcctctaggaccattcctagacctgtgagtttctctatccactcaatcatctttaggacatggttctgaaccggtgtcccctcagtcatcctagcgcggaagaggctcttggatatctcatatcgctgagtcctttcctgttccttaaacaatttgcggacatgtaggagaatggatctggcatccatattttcatgttgtctctataactcaggagtcatagagcccaacatatagcactaagcaagagttgagtcatcaatgtacttcacgtagcgagcgatctcatcctcgcttgccccttcttcaggcgtaggcatcactgtatcaaggacgtacacgattttctccgctgtgagaacaattctcaagttatgaagccaatccgtataatttgaaccagtaaggcggttgacatcaagtatgcgacgtaagggatttgaaagcgacattttctgaaaataaagatgcagcagaaatgaataacatgcagattttgcaagaaataaactatcaagatatgaacttatatcttaatatgctcccactattttactaacgagtcacgcgacaccctcagcacgtgaaacgaaagtctctagtagacttctagtggggatcaggatccaatcagcgtcttagtgtaacctcgagggactcgaccaatcacactaagcctaaaaggtaggcaactcttgccgatcacaactccttgtgattcccgtcttgttcggcctccgaatcaccatggcctcgagggactcgaccaaccatgatgctcggttaagtcaacaccttcgttacaagatgagtctgatttgatgatataccctcgagggactcgaccaagtataccatgccctaagtcaccgatgacatctctatgtcgtaagcaagatagcgaatcgcgatataggtgagtctcgagggactcgaccaactcaacctacaccgggaatcggttcctacttataacgatggaaggccacgtgggtcaatctaattgcctcacgtttaccgacttaatattattgagagatgtttctataatttggtctcctaatatgacatgtcacacatatatatatttaatatatatctacatcgcatgtaaatatatatacatatctagtatgtgtataagcaatcacactagatgatcatggaccacaacctaatatgattaggcccaagccagtaggcctaatcactcacatcaagatctatgtgtgcaacggtgcatctccatgccctgtgatcgtccatctcgtcctcgtcggtttcgtcgacatcttgatgcatcgcgatcgtctgtctcgtgggtcccgctatcgcatccacgctcccgctgtgcctcctcatgtgattacaacttaatcatagacacgcaggcccgataataaatgagaaatataatggaggctcgcagacctcaataataataatcataagtacacacatcacacggtccatgatcatccgtcctcacatcatacatcacatgtataaataatcatcatcatgtaggactactagataataataaaaataataataaactaaaccttttaattaattaatattttctgaaatcagggacatatagggaatttttgaatttataggggtattttcataatttggacaaaagaaagaaactggaatttctcaaatttcgatgggcaaaactatcttttgcccagaaaaccctaatgccctactaccctttgctgctgccgccgccgccgccaccctgctgcggcggcctgtgcgacgaggggcggggcgctgccctcgcctgcgggcggtcgcccggcgggacaacaccaTTTGCAGGCGcctccgcgggcgtcgccgcctccgcgggcagttctaccggcggggcaacgcccgcaggcggtgctacccctacaggttggcgcccctgcgggcgccgccgcctccgcgggcggttctgctcgCGGGGCACCGCCCGTAggtggtgctgtcccgccgggtgaCTGCCCTTGTGGGggcggtttcgcccgcgggagcggcggcggcaagcgccgctgcccagcggtgcctcaccccgcgggagaagcggacgcaggcgcctctgcccgcgggctgccagctccGCCGGACGCAAGCATGCTGCAAGCAAGCCGCTGGCcggttgctgcagacgcagcccctgtgctgcctgccttcggctgcgctacacgcacgtaaatcgagggcaacaactattgctgtcctttctcgctattgcatcaacgattttaacatcaaaaatcttcctaaacacaacacacgtagttcaaaactaatcattcgcacgaacaacctggctctgataccactgttgttaaatcatgggggtgacatcacataagcagcggaagaacaagaaaacaaaatccccgattcccaaagagatgttcgtcgtcgtgcgaagattggtgcgcaaaatccgcgaaacttaaaactgcgtatagagtaggttgtgttacctagggagatcgtatatctctgtttccttgcagatccttaggagagggtgaaggaggtcaagcgtcctcctctctagcggtgatccacacagcaaggttgcgacgacgctcctcaaaactccaggcctgctctgaggtggagaggaagaggagaataggaaatgcaagcaaaagctctctagcctatgaggctctgaatccctcctatttatagaggtcccctgtcaaaccctaatgggtcctcccctagtgggtattggatctgcatccaataagacaagggctccgtcggatatctcatatccgaacctctactaatcgcaatgcctactatatgtgtgtgaccctctaagcccaatatcgagctggccgtgagtcatacttgtcagaactccttctaactcagtgaattattatctatgtaataattcactcgactcatcgactacgaacgtactaggccactacgccatagtccccagacgatataggggaatccaatcaattggacctgtctgtcctcagttaccgtgtacctataatccctcatccatctaatatcccagagaccatatatcgagcatggtgttatcagacccatacggtttctactcgagtctcgctctaatcagattctcctggagaactatttctctctcaacccgaatgaccctagctagggatttgtctaagcaagaacacatgggatattcctctcatgacaccgagagtggatgatcctctatcgacactcaatagccctcgtaaggtcgactaccactcctaatgaccagttatactagatctgggatagccaaacctataagtctgatatcaaagagtggagcactcatacaggacatccttggtgtctcaagtctaaggaccagatacaccactaggactacggaatcgctgtttgacaataaggcatcatcaaccatccagtattccgtaagcggatcaatcagtgaactcattctccaatgagcacctgtactgtatccctagtgtccctacatgagcagctatgagaccagctacatccatcatatggacgggtatacaacacaccagtctatccggttatcacgatgtccctttcgagtaacctatgactgggattatttaggacatgtgtttaaaggtgaatcgatctcattatcatgatctcatcacgatccgattcctattgcacaaatccaaggacatcacaatatatgtatgcatttatgcaatagttataaagtgatatacgccaaaatataataagcaaaaagattctgtatcaagttacatgtgccatcactcacgtgattggcttgctgggcacctatgactagcacttataACTTTGTCTCCTTTTCATAGACTCAAGAGAGAAACTTTATACTCTCTCTTTTAGACATCTCTCctccttagaaaccttctaactctaggaaaAAGTGACTCACTAATTTTAGAGAGATTACAAtactttttttcttaaatatattttctcccttttctactcaatttcatgcACTTCCAAGCAAAaatagctgggatatttatagaccccaaatggcttcaaaaatgaaacaaaaaaagaTCTTATCTCGAGTTTCCtgcgtcctagcagtaccaccgcctatgctgggcagtaccactgacactaggtagtaccacccacCAGCCTTGCGGTAGTACTGCTTAACAGAGtctaggagattgtgtttgggtggttccaccacctaatagcttggaaaagtgtgctcttgaattttccaactcataggtggttTCACCTAACCTTGGGTTATCGAATGGGCTttttacttggcccaaaatagtcccaactcaggcccaatgggcctttaattaagttagcatgattacaccaaaaactaactcaattatgacctaactaCAACCAATTAAGACAACCAATTATAAGACTAGAATTTTATATTATCTAGCATGTCCTTAGTTCAtctgacgcttcatccgatctttcggcgcatcgtcctctcctttagcgTATTActtaatcgacatgttgacctcctgtAACTTCTAATCTCGTTTGCGCAATATTCGATCCTTcggcccaatgcctgaactctTAGCACAAAGTCCTTCCGCTGACACGTCAACTGATCCTTcgaccgacgtctaatcttctaatatgttcactCTAGCCTAGCGTCTGattattcctactttaatcaatttgtcttttccgatcgaagttagtcctgcatcactcaaaatgcagattagatcctaAACTCATTAACTCATTAGAAATAAGTGAAagagttgaaagaaaaaaatgtccATATCAGATGGGGCCGGAGGAGGAGTGGCCTCCGCCGAATGAACTTTCTCCTCATGCTTCGCGGCCCTAGATGAGAAGAACCCTCGTATCTTCTCTAGGGCCTTGGCTTCACCCGAGGATAGAGGGGGTAATGTGTTGTCTACGATGTGTGCTACCCAAACCACCGGGAAGCCCCAGTCTTGCTTCCACTGACAATGAAGTGACTCCTCCACCCCTTGCTATAGGAGGCTGCTCCACTTATCTTAAACCCTGCATGGGGGACAGGTAGTAATTGCTCAGCCCCTAACTTAGTCGGAAGCATGAGTAGAAGAGGTTATGAGACGGTGCCACCCCCACATCATCACATGCCTTGAGGAAGACCCTTAGGAAACGCCAAGAATTTGGCACCATTTAGGAAGGCGAAATCCACCAATATCCTAGATAGGAAGCCACCACCAAAGGAACATGAAGGTATAACCCTGCCTCCACAACGTCAATGGAGAGGCGAAACCCCCCAGATAGTTGGTGGGAAGGGTGAATCTCATCCCCAGGGACGGATACAACAAACTTTGATGGAACATGGAAGCGGTTGCATAGTGCCTCTAACTATTGCAAGTCACCACGAAACTATAGTCATGGGCCTCCTTCATTTGCACTAGGTCTCGCGGGACCGTGGGAATCTCAAAAGGTTTGCTCCCCATAGACAAAGAGCTCACCTGAACTACCTTCTGGGAGGAGGTGGTCGACCTTTCAGCACCTTGTCGGTGCCGAGAAAGAGGACGGAAGGCAATCGGAAGGTCGTCACCAGAAGAGGATGACCCCAAAGGAGAAGATAGAGTTTTGTTGGAAGAGGAAGACATCTTAGTCTGCACTGAAGTGTTCGATGGTCAATGACAAAAGCAACAATGGAGGAAGAAGAGCAGGAGAGTACCATATAAAGGCAACTCCTCGCCCAATAGGCATTGATATGACGTAATGGTATACCTAAGGACCACACGAGCAATAATGGCGAAGATCATATCGCCTGCCCCGACATAACTATAGAAGCACCAGAAGTTACAAAGGAGCACTTGGAATCCTAAGCGGATCAAGCCCATAGAAGAGGATTCCACCAAAAGGGGCATAAGTGGTCAGGATAAGGTGGCACATCATATCCTAAGCGGAATGCCTCACAACGGCAAAAACCACCTTCAACGCAAACAGATCCAAACCCAGGCGGATCTAGTCTCCCACCTTAATGCAATTGAGCCGAACCTCCGGATGGGTCTGGACCACCGTTTCAATGCGGTTGAGTTTGACCCCAAACGAGCCTAGTCCTTTGCCTCGGTGTAGCTAAGTTCAACTCCCTGAGGGCTGCATCTAAGTTGAGCCTATGTGGCCCTTAGCCATGCACCTCGGCATGAAGCCCCGAGAGGCTGAGCCTACATACTCCCTAGCCATACATCTTGGCATAAAAACTCGAGGGTGGCACCTCGAATGAAtaagagttaaaaaggactcgCTCTCGAGCCATGTACCTCGGTGTGAAGCCCCAAGAGTTACACTTAGGCCGACGTGTCTCCTAGCTATGCACCTTGGCGAAAAGCCTCGAGGGCTACATTTAGGCCGAGCCTATGTGTTCCCTAGTCATGCACCTTGGCATGAAGACCCGAGGGTGGCATCTCGgatgagtaagagttaaaaaggactTGCTCCCAAGCCATTCACCTTGGTGTGAAGCCTCGAGGGCTGCACCTAGGTGAGCCTACGCGCTCCCTAGCCATGCACCTTAGCGAGAAGCCCCGATGGCTGCTCCTAAATCTAGCATATGCACTCCCTAGCCGTGCACCTCAATGAGAAACCCTGAGGGCTACACCTAGGCTGAGCCTATGCACTCCCTAGTCATGCACCTCGCTAAAAAGACCCAAGAGATGCACCTAGGCCGAAGACCCTAGGACCGTACCTCAGCCGAATTGATGTGCTCCTGACACCCCAGCCAACATACTTCCATCATAACATGTACCCAACAAAAAGGCATGCAAGTGTGCCCTCCAAAGAAAGGCCTCAAAGGACACCCTTCCAAGGGAGCAAATGATAGGGATAATTTTGCCTTATGCCAGTTCATCTACCACAAAGGCTAACACCTAAAAAGGGCTCCAAATCACCAACCCCCAAATGGCATCGTAGTGCGTCTCAATGTGCCCTGCATCAATGACTAGCGTCTCGATGTGCCTTGCATCAATGACTAGCATTAACCGCCCTTATCAAGATTAGATACCAGAATGATCAGGTGGTTAGCCTGATCTTATCTCAAGCTAGCCAGTAAGAAGTCCAGCTAGCCAATAAGAAGGCCTAAGGATCATGTATAAAAAGGAACTCATCAACTTATACTGAGGGGGGTACTCTACACACTAATTCAGTCTTACAGCTTTCACTACTGTCTTCTCCCCCTTTACTAACTTAAGCAAGAGGAGCCACGTCGAGCAACCCCAGCGTCGGCCTGTCATGTAAGACCTTAATCCACCTACCGAGCCATTTTGAATCGAGTCCTCGCCAACAGAACAGCTTTTGACCAGGTAGCCTACGCGGTCTCATCTCACCAAGTCTCCCACGTCAGCCAAGAAGAGGCAACTAGATGAGCCAGCACCTTCGATAGTGAACCAACTGAGCCGACTCTACTCATGACACCATCACTAAACAAGATTCAGTTATAAATCAAATCCTATTTTATCAGCACAATTGCATGAATTATGCTCACATTGATCCCAACAATTGCAACTGTCTTTAACAAGAAGCAATATCCATTTAGATAGAACATTTTTACCATTAATTTTCAATAATTAACATAGTTAAATGCAATGTGATACTTCCTCCTTAGCCATGCATAGATCATCTCTGCTAAAGCTTGGATTAAGAGACAGCTTTATTTGTTGAGTTGCATGCAGATTATCAAACTCAAGTCTTGTAGGTTCTGAATTTATTTTCTTGTTGAAATCGAGTGTTGATGCCTGCTCTTTGATCTCTGTCTATCCTTGTGGCTGCTTCCCTTGTGGCTACTTCCCTCTCCAACCCTTACCTTGACCGATGAGCTCATACTCTGGATCACACGCCTTGTTGACCTCCTCCTAGAATGCCAGCCGTTGTCCCCAAGTGCAGCCTTGGCTATGTTGCCAGTTACCACCTCCCTATGGGGTTTAGTCGGTTGCttgttgagataagcaagctgtgGGAGGAGGCTACAGACTGCCTTACGGAGCTGGTCATCCCCGATGTTGGTCTGTATCGGGTTGCCAAGTAGGTTAAGGGCCAAGAGAGAGTCATAATTGGCGACAAGCTGGCCTAAGGCTTTTGCTGTGGATATCTTGTTGAAGCTCAGGTCAAGCACAGTAAGCTTCAAGAGCCTGTGTAGCCCCTCGACATCACTGATCTTGTTGCCCGTGAGGTAAAGTTCTTTAATTAGAACGCAGTTTGACAGTCCTGAAACAAGAATAACATTGCATCAAAAGATAATCCAAGAGAATGTTGTCCAAATGGAGTTCTTTATTAAATCAGATCTGAAATATGAATATGATTCATTGACCATGAGATAAAGGCTTAACAGATAGTCCACTAAATATTCAGAAATCTTCTCGGAATTGATTTTTCAGATGATCTACGAAAACAGGTAGCTTCTTCAAAAGATGCTCAATCGACTAGATCTTTATAGCTAACAGAACCACAATTGCATTTGCCAATTTTGTTAAGTTGCTATCATGACATCAACacacctatcatttggaaggctgttacatgtgtatatatgtagTTCTTGtactagcaaagcctttagcaaaatAAACCAAGATTATATTATCAGCAGAGAATAAAACACAAAACTTAGAGATGAGTGACATGGCAATCTAATTTGTTTGAGCTTTAACATTCAGTTTGTAGGATGAACTTAGTTTAAGATACCTTGATCATATGCTTAATTCTGAAAAGATGCACTAAAAGGAATATACAGATCACATAGTACCAAATGGTTGTATAACAGACGTTGCTGACAGACCATATTAACATACCAGAGGATGGGATTGAAACCAAAATCAAGTGCTCTTTAAAGGGACCACCAAACCAGAAATCCACTTGGAGCCCAGAGCTAGCTTACCATtttaattcttagaaatcctatttgcaaaaattattttgGCAGTGAATCATCCgcaatgattttgatttttttagttGCATACTGTTAACTCAGAATTGGCAAGAACATTATAGAGTTTAAGAACATAAGAATCTTTTCAGCATGTAAAAGGACAAGGTCGTCAAGACCTTACCATGACCAATTCGTGAGATTCTGTTATAACTGAGATTAAGCACCCTTAGTTTCGTCAATTCTCTGAGACCTTCAATTGTGGCAATCTTGTTCCTTGACAAGTCAAGCATATGAAGGCTCTTAGGTAATGATCCAGGAGAAATATGAACTGCAGCAATAGCAAACAAGTCATATGCAGACATATAGAAAGAGTTTTAGAGACAAACATGCTTAACTTCCTTCTTCATGAATGCAATTAAGATACCATCTTATACCTATGAAATTGCCTAATAAATTGATCACTCGGAGGCTATTGAAGGCTGAAATAGCTGGTATTACTTTCAAACCCATGCAGGAAATGTGAGCCACTGCAGATAAGGAATtgagagattcaacaattttgttGGCCTGCACGATTTCCTCCACGGTGCGCCTGCTCATACCAGTCTGGTTCTTGCCTGAAGGTTCTCCCACCTCAGTAGAATCCATGTTAACATAAACTCCAGTGACCACTTCGTCATCATCAATTGGGTAGAAAGGGCTATCATCGAGACTATGGACCCAAGCATTAACTCTATCTAGAGACGAGGATTCTGCACAAAATGCTACCCATTgattttgaggccacaaatcattcCTGATCTCAGGTTCTTCCATTGGCTTCTTGTTTTTTATGTCAATCTTACAGCTTGGTTCAAGCGTATCTGAGCAATAGCCACCTTTCTGCTTGGATGCATCAACAGTGGAGACTGTCCTCTCTGGTTTTGAGACCCAAGACTTGTGGAGATTCCTATGACTCCACAGGAAAAGCTTCCACCAGAGCTTCCTACTCCTTGAGGGAAGCACCTGGCTTGAAGATCTCTTCTTTAGCATCACCTTGTCAGCACTGCAGGAAGTCATTACAGATAATGGGCTGCCTAGAATGCCATGTGCTTCTCCACCACCATTTTCTGCTAGCTTTTGAAGATCTTCGCATGAATAGGACTTGGTAGGCGATGTAAGGAATTTACcagatctctttctctctatGTTGGAGCATGAACGCTTCAGTGAGGGAGATCCCCAAAATGCTGTCGTCCTCCCCATCCCTGGATCGCTGACATGCCCGCTTTGGTCCAGCATATTGGGAGTGATCCCTGCAACTTTGTCTGACTTGTACTCCATCACATCGTTGTTGAATTCTTGATTAAAACCAGGGTATGCAAGTTCACCTTTCTCCATGGCTAACGCCTGGAGATCAAAGTCCGAGAAGTCCCTTTTCATAGATAAAACATCATCATGCTCATCACCTCCCTCATAAGCTGCCTCAACTGCTGCTGTAGTCCTTGTCAGGATCTCATTAGTGTTCCCATTCCCATCAACCTTCAAATTGCTCAAAGAGCTCTTTCCTTGAGCTTTTAAAGGTACTGAATCCCCGAAAGATGCCTCCTTGGTTCCCATCTCGAGAGAAGGATGAAGGAGATCTTCTGGTTTAACTCGCAAATCTCCAGTACTATTCACCCTTTTGGCATCAACAGCTTTGGATGATTTCTACGAGTAACAATTCTAAAAATCAGTACCAAGTTCCTAACAagataaatcataaaaaagaatgaCAGCAAAAATCCAGCACTGACTTCGGATTTCTTCTTCATTCCGATGAGAAGATTAGAGAAGCAACTGAACCTTGCCATCTTCTGGGGCGTTAATAAATCCACAAACAACACAAGATCTTCCTTTGTTGATTCCCAAACAATATTGTGCAGCTAACAAACCCTAGTAAGCAAAGGAGTAAAGAACTATGCCTAGTAGATGTATCTTACAATAGATTCAGCGGTCAGCCGTTGTCGATCGGGTATCCTTTTACCATACAACAAAGAAGCCAAACAAAGAGGAGAGTGGAGTGAGGAGGAAAGACAGCGTCCTCCCGAGCCCACACCTCTCTCAAGGTGAGAGGAGATGGTACTTCAGGGGCGGCCAGAGTGATCGAACAAGATCTTGGTAGGCAGGATTCCCTTTGGACTCCGTCTTTGATGTTGGTTCTGTAGATTGATGGGAGAAACAAGTTAGATCTCAAAGCAAACCCAATGATTCATAAGGCATATAATATAATAGGAAAACAAAGCTAACAAAAACgacattttttaaatttttgattcCATCAAAATCACTAGAAGGGAAGAACAATCAGCACTCAATTTTCCCTTTATTTCGTCAGAACAGAAGGATGAAAAAGCGAAGAACAAGCGGATTCATTCatgaataaagattaaaaaagaaTCCAGCAAACAGAGAAGAAGTCCATGGGTTTCTAAAAGTACGAGTTTTGCTTGATCCAGAAAGGTAATAGTACTAATTGATCCAGAAACTGTTGCTTGATCCGAAAGCAACCGTTTTTTTCTGGTTCAAGCTTTCGAACCCTTCCATCATCCTCTAGAGAAGAAACGCATCAAACGCTTGTTGGACTCCTAAATCTGAAGCAAACATCATAAATTGAGAGCACCGTGTCACAAACATATCGAGGAAAGAACGAATCCCAACCAGAAGGATAGAAACaatgaaaaacaaaaacaaagaacaaattttCTATTCCCAGCTTCCGCAAAAAATCCGAACTTTAACCTTCTCCGCAACACCCACGAACTTGCAGAGATCAATGAAGAATACTCGTAAGAGATGGAGAGGGTGATGAAGTAGGAAAGAAACAAAGCAAAATTAAGAAAAAGGACTTATTTTCAATTACCGAACTCCCAAAAATCCGACGTTTGGCCTTCTCCTGCAACACCCACAAACTTAGAACTCATCCAGAAAGAGTACTCCTAAGCGATGGAGAAACTAATCAAGAACTCGTTAGTTCCAATACCAGTGTCAGACACCGCTGTCTGCGGACGAGACGAACCTCTACGGTGTGCACGGCGCAGAATAgctcagcgagagagagagaaacacacGAGAAAGAAGTGGAGAGGAGGCTTGAGGGAGGGAAACGTGGTGGAAGCCGGTAGAAATAGGAGGCTAAGCgggataattatatattacttctcGTACTTATTTAGGATGATCCTTATACTTTATGGATTAGCATGGGATCCTTaaagttaaatatttaatcttaattttCTTTACATTAGGAatgaaatgaataaaaaaataattttatataaacctcACTTTTCATTCCTAAGGGAGAGTAGACTAACGGTGACATCGATGGTATGTAAGGTTGACACCCGTATTTCCTCTAGAATGCCACCCTCGTGCCCTTTCAGTTGGACTACAGATGATAGACCACCAGTGGCATTAGTGGTATTCAAGGCTGGCACTTGGATCTCCTTTGGAATGTCAGCATCGCACGCCTCCAATTACGCTATAGA encodes the following:
- the LOC135587704 gene encoding uncharacterized protein LOC135587704 — encoded protein: MARFSCFSNLLIGMKKKSEKSSKAVDAKRVNSTGDLRVKPEDLLHPSLEMGTKEASFGDSVPLKAQGKSSLSNLKVDGNGNTNEILTRTTAAVEAAYEGGDEHDDVLSMKRDFSDFDLQALAMEKGELAYPGFNQEFNNDVMEYKSDKVAGITPNMLDQSGHVSDPGMGRTTAFWGSPSLKRSCSNIERKRSGKFLTSPTKSYSCEDLQKLAENGGGEAHGILGSPLSVMTSCSADKVMLKKRSSSQVLPSRSRKLWWKLFLWSHRNLHKSWVSKPERTVSTVDASKQKGGYCSDTLEPSCKIDIKNKKPMEEPEIRNDLWPQNQWVAFCAESSSLDRVNAWVHSLDDSPFYPIDDDEVVTGVYVNMDSTEVGEPSGKNQTGMSRRTVEEIVQANKIVESLNSLSAVAHISCMGLKVIPAISAFNSLRVINLLGNFIVHISPGSLPKSLHMLDLSRNKIATIEGLRELTKLRVLNLSYNRISRIGHGLSNCVLIKELYLTGNKISDVEGLHRLLKLTVLDLSFNKISTAKALGQLVANYDSLLALNLLGNPIQTNIGDDQLRKAVCSLLPQLAYLNKQPTKPHREVVTGNIAKAALGDNGWHSRRRSTRRVIQSMSSSVKVRVGEGSSHKGSSHKDRQRSKSRHQHSISTRK